The following proteins come from a genomic window of Coffea arabica cultivar ET-39 chromosome 11c, Coffea Arabica ET-39 HiFi, whole genome shotgun sequence:
- the LOC113716809 gene encoding OVARIAN TUMOR DOMAIN-containing deubiquitinating enzyme 4-like isoform X3: MPKRDWKFGIPGDGRCLFRSVVHGDCLRLGKPSPSEADERELADELRAKVTDELIKRRADTEWFVEGDFDTYVMKMRRPHSWGGEPELLMSSHVLQVPITVHMLDKKTNSLKVIAEYGQEYGKENPVRVLYHGYGHYDTLKNQFGGLQLKRW, from the exons ATGCCGAAACGAGATTGGAAGTTTG GGATACCTGGAGATGGGAGATGCTTGTTCAGGTCTGTGGTCCATGGTGATTGTTTGAGATTAGGAAAGCCATCTCCAAGTGAAGCCGATGAGAGAGAGCTGGCTGATGAGCTCAGAGCCAAA GTGACAGATGAACTTATCAAAAGACGAGCAGATACAGAGTG GTTTGTTGAAGGTGATTTTGACACGTATGTTATGAAAATGAGGCGGCCCCATAGTTGGGGAGGAGAGCCTGAGCTACTAATGTCTTCCCATGTTTTACA GGTTCCTATCACAGTGCATATGTTGGATAAGAAGACAAATTCCCTCAAAGTAATAGCCGAGTATGGTCAAGAATATGGAAAGGAAAATCCAGTGCGTGTTCTATATCATGGTTATGGGCATTATGACACATTAAAGAACCAGTTTGGAGGCCTACAGTTAAAAAG ATGGTGA
- the LOC113716809 gene encoding OVARIAN TUMOR DOMAIN-containing deubiquitinating enzyme 4-like isoform X2 translates to MPKRDWKFGIPGDGRCLFRSVVHGDCLRLGKPSPSEADERELADELRAKVTDELIKRRADTEWFVEGDFDTYVMKMRRPHSWGGEPELLMSSHVLQVPITVHMLDKKTNSLKVIAEYGQEYGKENPVRVLYHGYGHYDTLKNQFGGLQLKSLHQQLLQ, encoded by the exons ATGCCGAAACGAGATTGGAAGTTTG GGATACCTGGAGATGGGAGATGCTTGTTCAGGTCTGTGGTCCATGGTGATTGTTTGAGATTAGGAAAGCCATCTCCAAGTGAAGCCGATGAGAGAGAGCTGGCTGATGAGCTCAGAGCCAAA GTGACAGATGAACTTATCAAAAGACGAGCAGATACAGAGTG GTTTGTTGAAGGTGATTTTGACACGTATGTTATGAAAATGAGGCGGCCCCATAGTTGGGGAGGAGAGCCTGAGCTACTAATGTCTTCCCATGTTTTACA GGTTCCTATCACAGTGCATATGTTGGATAAGAAGACAAATTCCCTCAAAGTAATAGCCGAGTATGGTCAAGAATATGGAAAGGAAAATCCAGTGCGTGTTCTATATCATGGTTATGGGCATTATGACACATTAAAGAACCAGTTTGGAGGCCTACAGTTAAAAAG TCTTCATCAGCAACTGTTGCAGTGA
- the LOC113716809 gene encoding OVARIAN TUMOR DOMAIN-containing deubiquitinating enzyme 4-like isoform X1 codes for MPKRDWKFGIPGDGRCLFRSVVHGDCLRLGKPSPSEADERELADELRAKVTDELIKRRADTEWFVEGDFDTYVMKMRRPHSWGGEPELLMSSHVLQVPITVHMLDKKTNSLKVIAEYGQEYGKENPVRVLYHGYGHYDTLKNQFGGLQLKRFCEELDHVLYRQLRK; via the exons ATGCCGAAACGAGATTGGAAGTTTG GGATACCTGGAGATGGGAGATGCTTGTTCAGGTCTGTGGTCCATGGTGATTGTTTGAGATTAGGAAAGCCATCTCCAAGTGAAGCCGATGAGAGAGAGCTGGCTGATGAGCTCAGAGCCAAA GTGACAGATGAACTTATCAAAAGACGAGCAGATACAGAGTG GTTTGTTGAAGGTGATTTTGACACGTATGTTATGAAAATGAGGCGGCCCCATAGTTGGGGAGGAGAGCCTGAGCTACTAATGTCTTCCCATGTTTTACA GGTTCCTATCACAGTGCATATGTTGGATAAGAAGACAAATTCCCTCAAAGTAATAGCCGAGTATGGTCAAGAATATGGAAAGGAAAATCCAGTGCGTGTTCTATATCATGGTTATGGGCATTATGACACATTAAAGAACCAGTTTGGAGGCCTACAGTTAAAAAG GTTTTGTGAGGAACTCGATCATGTTTTGTATAGACAGCTAAGAAAGTAA
- the LOC113719116 gene encoding AAA-ATPase At3g50940-like yields MFSLNSGIPSTTSVLSAYTTFAASAVLVRTVLNEVQSMTSRLIPQQLQDKLFTKIGSLFGNLSSQMCITISDHNGITPNEMFEACETYLRGNISPSVHRLKVVKEPKAEKLSVNISDGETTFDVFEGIQLVWRLNCSETQKTGTDYDGYFSSERVERRSFELFFNKKHKDKVLGSYLPYVLERSKAINGENKVIKLYSGGNWYVDVNLQHPSTFDTLAMDPEVKKELMQDLDRFVRRRTFYKRVGKAWKRGYLLYGPPGTGKSSLVAAMANYLKFHIYDLELSSVRGNNDLRSLLVSTQNRSILVIEDIDCSIEMQNREAGQSGRCSGEIQLTLSGLLNFIDGLWSSCGDERIVVFTTNYKERLDPALLRPGRMDMHIHLSYCTPGGFRILASNYLGLKDHDRFSEIEELIAEVEVTAAEIAEELMKSEEIDFVLAGLVAFLEKKKKEKAKSNIGKEDEVKGNKKEEDVKLPRRSRRKRSRKSRI; encoded by the exons ATGTTTTCCCTAAACAGTGGCATTCCTTCAACAACGTCGGTTCTATCAGCATACACAACTTTTGCTGCATCCGCTGTTCTAGTGCGCACCGTGCTCAATGAAGTCCAGAGCATGACTAGCCGGCTTATACCCCAACAACTCCAAGACAAGCTCTTCACCAAAATTGGATCCCTTTTTGGGAATCTCTCTTCCCAGATGTGTATAACCATTTCTGATCACAATGGCATCACCCCGAATGAGATGTTCGAGGCTTGTGAAACTTATTTAAGAGGAAACATAAGCCCGTCGGTCCACCGGCTCAAGGTAGTGAAGGAGCCAAAAGCAGAGAAATTGTCCGTCAACATAAGCGATGGCGAGACAACTTTTGACGTATTCGAGGGGATACAGCTTGTTTGGAGATTGAATTGCTCTGAGACTCAGAAGACTGGCACCGACTATGATGGCTACTTCTCTTCTGAAAGGGTGGAACGTCGATCGTTTGAGCTTTTCTTTAACAAGAAGCACAAGGATAAGGTATTAGGATCTTACCTGCCCTACGTGCTTGAAAGATCGAAAGCCATCAACGGAGAGAACAAAGTGATAAAGCTGTACTCGGGTGGAAATTGGTACGTGGATGTTAATCTCCAACATCCATCCACGTTTGACACGCTGGCAATGGATCCAGAGGTTAAGAAAGAATTGATGCAGGACTTGGATAGATTTGTGAGGAGGAGGACTTTCTATAAGAGGGTTGGGAAGGCTTGGAAAAGAGGATACTTGTTGTATGGTCCTCCAGGAACCGGCAAGTCCAGCTTGGTTGCTGCCATGGCGAACTATCTCAAATTCCACATCTATGACTTGGAGCTTTCCAGTGTGCGAGGCAACAACGACCTTAGAAGTCTACTGGTTTCGACTCAAAACCGATCAATCCTTGTCATTGAGGACATTGATTGCAGCATTGAGATGCAGAACAGAGAAGCTGGCCAATCCGGAAGATGCAGTGGTGAGATTCAG CTAACATTATCAGGATTGCTGAATTTTATCGATGGGCTGTGGTCGAGTTGCGGTGATGAAAGAATAGTTGTGTTCACAACCAACTACAAAGAAAGGCTGGATCCTGCACTGTTAAGGCCTGGACGGATGGACATGCATATTCATTTGTCATATTGCACTCCTGGTGGATTCAGGATCTTGGCTTCCaattatcttggtttgaaggaTCACGACCGGTTTagtgaaattgaagagctcATAGCAGAAGTGGAGGTAACCGCTGCTGAGATTGCGGAAGAGCTCatgaaaagtgaagaaattgaCTTTGTACTTGCGGGACTCGTTGCTTTCcttgagaagaaaaagaaggaaaaggccAAGTCCAATATTGGCAAAGAGGACGAAGTTAAGGGTAACAAGAAAGAGGAGGACGTAAAGTTACCAAGGAGAAGTAGGAGGAAGAGAAGCAGAAAATCCAGGATATGA
- the LOC113716809 gene encoding OVARIAN TUMOR DOMAIN-containing deubiquitinating enzyme 4-like isoform X4: MPKRDWKFGIPGDGRCLFRSVVHGDCLRLGKPSPSEADERELADELRAKVTDELIKRRADTEWVPITVHMLDKKTNSLKVIAEYGQEYGKENPVRVLYHGYGHYDTLKNQFGGLQLKRFCEELDHVLYRQLRK, encoded by the exons ATGCCGAAACGAGATTGGAAGTTTG GGATACCTGGAGATGGGAGATGCTTGTTCAGGTCTGTGGTCCATGGTGATTGTTTGAGATTAGGAAAGCCATCTCCAAGTGAAGCCGATGAGAGAGAGCTGGCTGATGAGCTCAGAGCCAAA GTGACAGATGAACTTATCAAAAGACGAGCAGATACAGAGTG GGTTCCTATCACAGTGCATATGTTGGATAAGAAGACAAATTCCCTCAAAGTAATAGCCGAGTATGGTCAAGAATATGGAAAGGAAAATCCAGTGCGTGTTCTATATCATGGTTATGGGCATTATGACACATTAAAGAACCAGTTTGGAGGCCTACAGTTAAAAAG GTTTTGTGAGGAACTCGATCATGTTTTGTATAGACAGCTAAGAAAGTAA